One stretch of Serinicoccus hydrothermalis DNA includes these proteins:
- the fusA gene encoding elongation factor G, translated as MALDVLTDLNKVRNIGIMAHIDAGKTTTTERILFYTGINYKIGETHDGASTMDWMEQEQERGITITSAATTTFWKDNQINIIDTPGHVDFTVEVERSLRVLDGAVAVFDGKEGVEPQSETVWRQADKYDVPRICFVNKMDKLGADFYFTVQTIKDRLGATPLVVQLPIGSESDFIGVVDLIKMRALTWRGEVAKGEDYVVEDIPADLQAKAEEYRETLVEQVAEATDELMEKYLEEGELTEEELVSGIREMTVNSQAYPVLCGSAFKNKGVQPMLDAVISYLPSPLDVPPMIGHDPSDETVELTRRPDSTEPFSGLAFKVATHPFFGTLTYVRVYSGKIDAGQPVYNATKGKKERIGKLFQMHSNKENPVGTASAGHIYAMIGLKDTTTGDTLSDMNQHIVLESMSFPEPVIHVAIEPKTKGDQEKLSTAIQKLVQEDPTFTVRLDEETGQTVIGGMGELHLDVFVDRMKREFKVEANVGAPQVAYRETIKKAVEKYDYTHKKQTGGSGQFAKVQLTFEPMDTAEGELYEFANSVTGGRVPKEYIPSVDQGIQDAMQVGIQAGYPVVGIKATLLDGAYHDVDSSEMAFKIAGSMAFKEAARRANPVLLEPMMAVEVRTPEDYMGDVIGDLNSRRGQIQSMEDISGAKVVKAVVPLSEMFGYVGDLRSRTQGRANYTMQFDSYAEVPKNVAEEIIKKVRGE; from the coding sequence GTGGCACTCGACGTCCTCACGGACCTCAACAAGGTCCGCAACATCGGCATCATGGCGCACATCGATGCCGGCAAGACGACGACCACCGAGCGGATCCTGTTCTACACCGGCATCAACTACAAGATCGGGGAGACGCACGACGGCGCCTCCACGATGGACTGGATGGAGCAGGAGCAGGAGCGTGGCATCACGATCACCTCCGCCGCGACGACGACGTTCTGGAAAGACAACCAGATCAACATCATCGACACCCCGGGGCACGTCGACTTCACCGTCGAGGTGGAGCGGTCCCTGCGCGTGCTCGACGGTGCCGTCGCCGTCTTCGACGGCAAGGAGGGCGTCGAGCCGCAGTCCGAGACGGTGTGGCGGCAGGCGGACAAGTACGACGTCCCCCGCATCTGCTTCGTCAACAAGATGGACAAGCTCGGTGCGGACTTCTACTTCACCGTGCAGACCATCAAGGACCGCCTCGGTGCGACCCCGCTGGTCGTCCAGCTGCCCATCGGCAGCGAGAGCGACTTCATCGGTGTCGTCGACCTCATCAAGATGCGGGCCCTGACCTGGCGCGGCGAGGTCGCCAAGGGTGAGGACTACGTCGTCGAGGACATCCCGGCGGACCTCCAGGCCAAGGCCGAGGAGTACCGCGAGACGCTGGTCGAGCAGGTCGCCGAGGCCACCGACGAGCTCATGGAGAAGTACCTCGAGGAGGGCGAGCTCACCGAGGAGGAGCTGGTCTCCGGCATCCGCGAGATGACCGTCAACTCCCAGGCCTACCCCGTGCTCTGCGGCTCGGCCTTCAAGAACAAGGGTGTCCAGCCGATGCTGGACGCGGTCATCTCCTACCTGCCCTCGCCGCTGGACGTGCCGCCGATGATCGGCCACGACCCGAGCGACGAGACCGTCGAGCTGACCCGCCGTCCGGACTCCACCGAGCCCTTCTCGGGCCTGGCGTTCAAGGTGGCGACGCACCCGTTCTTCGGCACGCTGACCTACGTCCGCGTCTACTCGGGCAAGATCGACGCGGGCCAGCCGGTCTACAACGCGACCAAGGGCAAGAAGGAGCGCATCGGGAAGCTGTTCCAGATGCACTCCAACAAGGAGAACCCGGTCGGGACGGCGTCCGCGGGCCACATCTACGCGATGATCGGCCTCAAGGACACCACGACCGGTGACACGCTCTCGGACATGAACCAGCACATCGTGCTGGAGTCGATGAGCTTCCCCGAGCCGGTCATCCACGTGGCCATCGAGCCCAAGACCAAGGGCGACCAGGAGAAGCTGTCCACCGCGATCCAGAAGCTGGTCCAGGAGGACCCGACCTTCACCGTCCGGCTGGACGAGGAGACCGGTCAGACCGTCATCGGCGGTATGGGTGAGCTCCACCTGGACGTCTTCGTCGACCGCATGAAGCGCGAGTTCAAGGTCGAGGCCAACGTCGGCGCCCCGCAGGTCGCCTACCGCGAGACCATCAAGAAGGCCGTGGAGAAGTACGACTACACCCACAAGAAGCAGACCGGTGGGTCGGGCCAGTTCGCCAAGGTCCAGCTGACCTTCGAGCCGATGGACACCGCCGAGGGCGAGCTCTACGAGTTCGCCAACTCGGTGACCGGTGGCCGCGTGCCCAAGGAGTACATCCCCTCGGTCGACCAGGGCATCCAGGACGCCATGCAGGTCGGCATCCAGGCCGGCTACCCGGTCGTGGGCATCAAGGCCACCCTGCTGGACGGCGCCTACCACGACGTCGACTCCTCGGAGATGGCGTTCAAGATCGCCGGCTCGATGGCCTTCAAGGAGGCCGCCCGCCGCGCCAACCCGGTGCTGCTCGAGCCGATGATGGCCGTCGAGGTCCGGACCCCGGAGGACTACATGGGGGACGTCATCGGCGACCTCAACTCCCGCCGTGGCCAGATCCAGTCCATGGAGGACATCTCCGGTGCCAAGGTCGTCAAGGCCGTGGTCCCGCTGTCCGAGATGTTCGGGTACGTTGGTGACCTCAGGTCCCGGACCCAGGGTCGTGCCAACTACACGATGCAGTTCGACTCCTACGCCGAGGTTCCCAAGAACGTCGCCGAGGAGATCATCAAGAAGGTCCGCGGCGAGTGA
- the rpsG gene encoding 30S ribosomal protein S7 has translation MPRKGPAPKRPLINDPVYGSTLVTQLVNKILLDGKKATAERIVYGALEGCRAKTGTDPVQTLKRALDNVKPALEVKSRRVGGATYQVPIEVKPGRSTTLALRWLVGYSRQRREKTMTERLMNEILDASNGLGAAVKRREDTHKMADANKAFAHYRW, from the coding sequence ATGCCTCGTAAGGGCCCCGCTCCGAAGCGCCCCCTCATCAACGACCCCGTCTACGGCTCGACGCTGGTGACCCAGCTGGTCAACAAGATCCTGCTGGACGGCAAGAAGGCGACCGCCGAGCGCATCGTCTACGGCGCCCTCGAGGGCTGCCGCGCCAAGACCGGCACCGACCCGGTGCAGACGCTCAAGCGCGCGCTGGACAACGTCAAGCCCGCGCTGGAGGTCAAGTCGCGCCGCGTCGGTGGCGCGACCTACCAGGTCCCGATCGAGGTCAAGCCGGGCCGCAGCACCACGCTGGCCCTCCGCTGGCTCGTCGGCTACTCCCGGCAGCGTCGTGAGAAGACGATGACCGAGCGGCTCATGAACGAGATCCTCGACGCGAGCAACGGCCTGGGCGCCGCGGTCAAGCGTCGCGAGGACACGCACAAGATGGCCGACGCCAACAAGGCGTTCGCCCACTACCGCTGGTAG
- the rpsL gene encoding 30S ribosomal protein S12 — protein sequence MPTINQLVRKGRQDKVKKTNSPALKGNPQRRGVCTRVYTTTPKKPNSALRKVARVRLTSGVEVTAYIPGVGHNLQEHSIVLVRGGRVKDLPGVRYKIIRGSLDTQGVRGRNQARSRYGAKKEKK from the coding sequence GTGCCTACGATCAACCAGCTTGTCCGCAAGGGCCGGCAGGACAAGGTCAAGAAGACCAACTCCCCGGCCCTCAAGGGCAACCCGCAGCGCCGCGGCGTCTGCACCCGTGTCTACACGACCACCCCGAAGAAGCCGAACTCCGCCCTGCGCAAGGTCGCCCGCGTGCGCCTCACCAGCGGCGTCGAGGTCACGGCCTACATCCCGGGTGTCGGTCACAACCTCCAGGAGCACTCCATCGTGCTCGTCCGCGGCGGCCGGGTGAAGGACCTGCCCGGTGTCCGCTACAAGATCATCCGCGGGTCCCTGGACACCCAGGGCGTGCGTGGCCGCAACCAGGCCCGCTCCCGCTACGGCGCGAAGAAGGAGAAGAAGTAA